In Stieleria varia, one genomic interval encodes:
- a CDS encoding PQQ-binding-like beta-propeller repeat protein, with translation MNHQPPAIRFIPLTCFLLLPLISSTNVSSQDWLSFRGGGKSCAPDAKTPATFDVESGENVAWNIRTTGRGIGGPLVIGDQVIVTGCGGEDERDLYVESFSVETGVKNWSRPMRATGRPFTHPTSSNASPTPASDGQRVFALFSSCDLVCYDLEGRLQWYRALALDHPKTGNDVSMSSSPVVSGGVVMVQLENQGDSFAAGVDASTGEVLWTIDRSARSNWSSPQPITLKDQRTGFILNDGSSVDIIDGLTGETVQHFDFGGDGTASIAYSDPFVIIPGGNTTALRLDDNLSDGEIASIAWESSKLRPQRCTPVVSQDRVYMGRGSVLVAGSLSDGSVLWQARLGKLSNVWATPVMTATGIYILDADGKCVVVADRGDEGEVIGESDIGEKILASPAVSGDSLFLRTENGLIRVAAG, from the coding sequence ATGAACCATCAACCTCCTGCAATTCGCTTCATTCCGCTGACGTGTTTTCTGCTGTTGCCATTGATTTCGTCCACGAACGTCTCGTCCCAGGACTGGCTTTCGTTCCGTGGAGGCGGCAAGAGTTGCGCACCTGATGCCAAAACACCCGCTACGTTTGATGTCGAGTCGGGTGAAAACGTGGCCTGGAATATCCGTACCACCGGACGAGGAATCGGCGGGCCGCTGGTGATCGGTGATCAAGTCATCGTGACGGGTTGCGGTGGTGAAGACGAGCGTGACCTGTATGTCGAGTCCTTTTCGGTGGAAACCGGCGTGAAGAATTGGTCGCGCCCGATGCGAGCGACGGGACGCCCCTTCACTCACCCCACCAGCAGCAACGCGTCGCCCACACCGGCCAGCGATGGGCAGCGAGTCTTCGCACTCTTCAGCAGTTGTGACCTAGTTTGCTATGACCTGGAGGGTCGGCTGCAATGGTACCGAGCCCTGGCGCTCGATCATCCCAAAACGGGCAACGACGTCAGCATGAGTAGCTCTCCCGTCGTCAGTGGTGGTGTCGTGATGGTGCAATTGGAGAATCAAGGAGACTCGTTTGCCGCCGGGGTGGACGCGTCGACCGGCGAGGTTCTGTGGACGATCGACCGATCAGCACGCTCCAATTGGTCGTCCCCACAACCGATCACTTTGAAAGATCAACGTACCGGATTTATTCTGAATGATGGATCCAGCGTGGACATCATCGATGGACTGACCGGCGAGACCGTTCAGCATTTTGATTTCGGCGGCGATGGCACTGCGTCGATCGCCTACTCGGATCCCTTCGTCATCATTCCCGGTGGCAACACAACCGCATTGCGTTTGGATGACAACTTGAGTGACGGTGAAATCGCATCGATCGCGTGGGAAAGCTCAAAACTGCGACCGCAGCGATGCACGCCGGTCGTTTCACAAGATCGCGTTTACATGGGTAGAGGCAGCGTGCTGGTCGCCGGCTCCCTGAGCGATGGAAGCGTGCTTTGGCAAGCTCGACTTGGAAAACTCAGCAATGTTTGGGCCACGCCAGTGATGACGGCAACCGGTATCTACATCCTGGACGCGGACGGAAAATGTGTTGTCGTGGCCGACCGTGGGGACGAAGGCGAAGTGATCGGTGAATCGGACATCGGTGAAAAGATTCTTGCCAGCCCCGCTGTGAGCGGTGATAGCTTGTTTCTGCGAACCGAAAATGGCTTGATCCGCGTCGCAGCTGGCTGA